The following proteins come from a genomic window of Nostoc sp. TCL26-01:
- the mrdA gene encoding penicillin-binding protein 2: MATLQPFSSIGKKDTRTVGKGFQPVFLIVFTLLMMTGISVRLAYLQIVEGKQFRQRAESNRIRIIPKQPERGNIFDRNGKLLASTRYPRSVYLWPMAHKKPSWPVVAPRLAKILEIPQEDIEKKLDEAGANSSSLIRIARDLNEAQITAIKEYASELKDVEIHTEAVRYYPHGKELAHVLGYTRELTAEQLKARKQEGYRLGDVIGQMGAEKAYEKLLRGEWGGQQVEVDGAGRPLRVLGEKQAKAGNDLHLTIDINVQKAAEKALSDRNGAIIAIDPKNGAVLALVSHPTFDPNIFSKQKLTQKDWESVQGEEHPLVNRALSAFPPASTFKIVTATAGLESGKFSPSTVLQTYGSLTIGGTRFGEWNHAGFGPLGFVGAMQWSSDTFFYQIGRGVGGPTLIEWTRKYGFGKKTGFEFASEEARGLVPDETWKQKAWKIPWTVGDTINMSIGQGALQTTPMQVAIMFAVPANGGYRVQPHLLKDHEEAKSWRESLNMKPTTIKTLREGLRKVVAEGTGKVLNKPTIPPVAGKSGTAEAWNRGVKENHAWFGAYAPADKPEILIVAFAEHSGGGGGSVAAPMILKIMEDYFQRKYPGKYQKPVVNSQ; the protein is encoded by the coding sequence ATGGCTACACTACAACCATTTTCGTCTATTGGTAAAAAAGATACCAGGACTGTTGGTAAAGGATTTCAGCCTGTATTCTTGATTGTGTTTACTCTGTTAATGATGACGGGAATTAGTGTGCGGTTAGCATACTTACAAATTGTTGAAGGTAAGCAATTCCGTCAAAGAGCTGAATCAAACCGGATTCGCATCATTCCCAAACAACCAGAACGCGGTAATATTTTTGACCGGAATGGCAAACTCTTGGCTAGCACCCGCTATCCCCGTTCTGTATATCTTTGGCCAATGGCGCATAAAAAACCCTCTTGGCCAGTTGTCGCACCACGTTTGGCCAAAATTTTAGAAATTCCCCAAGAAGATATTGAGAAGAAATTAGACGAAGCAGGAGCTAATTCTTCTTCTCTGATTCGCATTGCGCGTGATTTAAATGAAGCGCAAATCACAGCCATCAAGGAATATGCAAGCGAACTCAAAGATGTAGAAATACATACAGAAGCTGTACGCTATTATCCACATGGTAAAGAATTGGCTCATGTGTTGGGTTATACGCGAGAATTGACGGCTGAACAGTTAAAAGCTAGGAAACAAGAGGGATACAGATTAGGTGATGTTATTGGTCAAATGGGTGCGGAAAAGGCTTATGAGAAGCTGCTGCGTGGTGAATGGGGTGGACAACAAGTAGAAGTCGATGGGGCTGGTAGACCATTGCGAGTTCTGGGAGAAAAACAAGCGAAAGCTGGTAATGATTTACATCTAACCATAGATATAAATGTCCAAAAAGCGGCAGAAAAAGCTTTAAGCGATCGCAATGGGGCTATCATCGCAATTGATCCCAAAAATGGTGCTGTTTTAGCCCTAGTCTCTCACCCCACCTTTGATCCCAATATCTTCTCTAAGCAGAAACTCACTCAAAAAGATTGGGAATCTGTTCAAGGTGAAGAACATCCCCTCGTTAATCGGGCTTTAAGCGCTTTTCCACCTGCGAGTACCTTCAAAATTGTCACAGCTACTGCGGGGTTAGAATCAGGTAAATTCTCCCCTAGCACAGTCTTGCAAACCTACGGTTCCTTAACTATCGGTGGAACTCGCTTTGGCGAATGGAATCATGCCGGGTTTGGCCCCTTGGGTTTTGTCGGGGCAATGCAGTGGAGTAGTGATACTTTCTTCTATCAAATTGGTAGAGGTGTCGGTGGCCCGACTTTGATTGAGTGGACTCGCAAATATGGGTTTGGCAAAAAAACAGGTTTTGAATTTGCTTCCGAGGAAGCTAGGGGTTTAGTTCCCGATGAGACATGGAAACAAAAAGCCTGGAAAATACCTTGGACAGTAGGCGACACTATTAATATGTCAATTGGCCAAGGTGCATTGCAAACTACTCCTATGCAGGTTGCAATTATGTTTGCTGTACCTGCTAATGGTGGTTATCGAGTCCAGCCCCACTTGCTGAAAGATCATGAAGAGGCGAAAAGTTGGCGAGAATCTTTAAACATGAAGCCCACAACAATCAAAACTCTCCGTGAAGGGTTGCGAAAGGTTGTTGCTGAGGGTACAGGCAAAGTTTTAAACAAACCAACTATTCCCCCAGTCGCAGGTAAAAGCGGTACAGCCGAAGCTTGGAATCGCGGAGTCAAAGAAAATCATGCTTGGTTTGGTGCTTACGCGCCGGCTGATAAGCCCGAAATTTTAATCGTCGCCTTTGCTGAACATTCTGGTGGTGGTGGTGGTAGCGTTGCAGCTCCCATGATCCTCAAAATCATGGAAGATTATTTTCAGCGCAAGTATCCAGGCAAATATCAAAAGCCAGTAGTCAATAGTCAATAG
- a CDS encoding ABC transporter ATP-binding protein, which yields MNMAQTVTQNLKGMKTLQPLDVELRNVFKFFNQEPAVHGVDLDVRQGEFFSILGPSGCGKTTTLRLIAGFESVDAGKLLIQGQAMTNVPPYRRPVNTVFQSYALFNHLNVWDNIAFGLRLKKCRKPQIEERVKEALKLVKMESLRSRFPSQLSGGQQQRVALARALVNRPAVVLLDEPLGALDLKLRKEMQVELSNLHKDLGLTFIMVTHDQEEALSLSDRIAVMNQGKIEQIGTPSQIYEHPQTVFVADFIGDTNLFSGEITASEAEYIQIVTKTGLTIVVARHEDTPTELLKSVVVSVRPEKIQLSLYQPSLVNNCFEGRLVNVMYLGTHVNYVVELINGININVLQPNTFGTLPDRDTPIYAWWGESDCLAISQ from the coding sequence ATGAATATGGCTCAAACTGTGACGCAGAATCTCAAGGGCATGAAAACGCTACAACCACTGGATGTTGAACTGCGTAACGTGTTCAAATTTTTTAATCAGGAACCGGCGGTACATGGAGTAGATTTAGATGTTAGGCAGGGGGAATTTTTTAGTATTCTCGGCCCTTCTGGCTGTGGTAAGACCACTACGCTACGTTTAATTGCCGGTTTTGAAAGCGTGGATGCAGGTAAGTTATTGATTCAAGGTCAGGCCATGACTAATGTGCCTCCCTATCGCCGACCAGTGAATACAGTGTTTCAGAGCTATGCCTTATTTAACCATCTCAACGTTTGGGATAACATTGCCTTTGGACTGAGATTGAAAAAATGCCGCAAACCGCAAATTGAAGAGAGAGTCAAAGAAGCTTTAAAACTGGTGAAAATGGAGAGTTTGCGATCGCGTTTTCCTAGTCAACTTTCTGGAGGACAACAGCAGCGCGTCGCTTTGGCTAGGGCTTTAGTCAACCGTCCGGCGGTGGTGTTGCTGGATGAACCCTTGGGGGCTTTAGATTTAAAACTGCGTAAGGAAATGCAGGTCGAGCTGTCAAATTTACACAAAGACCTGGGTTTAACCTTTATTATGGTGACCCATGACCAAGAAGAGGCGTTATCATTGAGCGATCGCATCGCTGTGATGAATCAAGGCAAAATTGAGCAAATTGGTACTCCCAGCCAAATTTACGAACATCCCCAGACAGTTTTTGTCGCTGATTTTATCGGTGATACTAATTTATTTAGTGGTGAAATCACAGCATCAGAAGCCGAGTACATCCAAATAGTCACGAAAACTGGACTAACAATTGTCGTTGCACGTCATGAAGACACGCCAACAGAATTATTAAAATCTGTAGTGGTAAGTGTCCGTCCCGAAAAAATTCAGCTTTCCCTTTATCAGCCTAGTTTAGTTAACAACTGCTTTGAAGGCAGACTAGTCAACGTGATGTATTTAGGCACTCACGTTAACTATGTAGTGGAACTAATCAACGGCATTAATATTAATGTTTTACAACCCAATACCTTTGGTACTTTACCAGACCGTGACACACCAATTTACGCTTGGTGGGGTGAAAGTGATTGTTTGGCAATTAGTCAATAG
- a CDS encoding four helix bundle protein, translated as MPSKYFQELRVYQLAEKLADEIWQIVESWDMFAKNTIGTQMVRSADSIGANIAEGVGRGSYQDNKRFVRMARGSLNETKHWLRRAYTRKLLTVEQIDKLKAMLQELGPQLNSYLKSIGTTS; from the coding sequence ATGCCTAGTAAGTATTTTCAAGAATTACGAGTTTATCAACTAGCAGAAAAATTAGCTGATGAAATTTGGCAAATAGTTGAGAGTTGGGATATGTTTGCTAAAAATACGATAGGTACACAGATGGTACGTTCGGCAGATAGTATCGGAGCGAATATAGCAGAGGGTGTTGGTAGAGGTAGTTATCAAGATAATAAAAGATTTGTGCGAATGGCAAGAGGTTCGTTAAACGAGACTAAACATTGGCTAAGACGGGCATACACTCGTAAATTGTTAACAGTAGAACAGATAGATAAACTGAAAGCCATGCTCCAAGAGTTAGGGCCTCAATTAAACTCCTACTTAAAATCAATTGGTACTACCTCATAA
- a CDS encoding spermidine/putrescine ABC transporter substrate-binding protein, with amino-acid sequence MTNRRKFIQSITALSSLSLTSCGWRLADVRATTASGRSDQLYIYTWTQYSDKNLLQTFSAQTGMKALVDVYDSNEVMLAKLLAGGGGSYSLIYPSDYMVQKMVDKGLLMELKRDRLIGLENLFPQFQNPSYDPKNRYSIPFNWGTTGLLYNSEILKEPPKDWDYLWQNQKFLSKRMTLLNDVREVMGAVLRMLGYSYNSQNENEIKQAYEKLTTLKPAIAAFDTDAWQNQILAGDLVLAMCYSADAIRVSKENPKFKYVIPRSGSSLWTDTIVIPKSAPNLDGAYAWINFILQPEVAATISQRLKISTPNYAGFEQLPNKFQKNENLFPPDEILAKCERISPLGQFEEVYERYWTQLTSS; translated from the coding sequence ATGACTAATAGAAGAAAATTTATCCAAAGCATCACAGCACTTTCTAGTTTATCTTTAACCAGTTGTGGTTGGAGATTGGCTGATGTGCGAGCTACTACTGCTTCTGGTCGCAGTGACCAGTTGTATATTTATACTTGGACACAATATTCAGATAAAAATTTATTACAAACTTTTAGCGCGCAAACTGGAATGAAAGCGCTAGTAGATGTGTATGATTCTAATGAAGTCATGCTGGCTAAATTGTTAGCTGGTGGTGGTGGTAGTTATAGCCTAATTTACCCATCTGATTATATGGTGCAGAAGATGGTAGATAAGGGTTTATTGATGGAATTAAAGCGCGATCGCCTCATTGGGTTAGAAAATTTATTTCCGCAATTTCAAAATCCCAGTTATGATCCCAAAAACCGTTACAGCATTCCGTTTAATTGGGGAACAACTGGATTACTCTATAATTCTGAAATCCTCAAAGAACCACCAAAAGATTGGGACTATCTATGGCAAAATCAAAAATTCCTGAGTAAGCGCATGACATTATTAAATGATGTGCGAGAAGTTATGGGTGCAGTTTTGCGAATGTTGGGTTATTCTTATAACTCCCAAAATGAAAATGAAATTAAACAAGCTTATGAAAAATTAACTACCTTGAAACCAGCGATCGCTGCTTTTGATACCGATGCTTGGCAAAATCAAATTCTTGCGGGTGATTTAGTTTTAGCGATGTGTTATTCAGCAGATGCTATTAGAGTCAGCAAGGAAAACCCTAAATTTAAATATGTCATTCCCCGCAGTGGTTCTTCTCTCTGGACAGATACAATTGTAATTCCTAAATCAGCACCTAATTTAGATGGAGCCTATGCTTGGATTAACTTTATTTTACAACCAGAAGTAGCGGCAACTATTAGTCAAAGATTGAAAATTTCCACTCCTAACTATGCAGGCTTTGAACAATTACCAAATAAATTTCAGAAAAACGAAAACTTATTCCCTCCAGACGAAATTTTAGCAAAATGTGAACGGATCAGTCCCTTGGGACAATTTGAAGAAGTGTATGAGCGTTACTGGACGCAATTAACAAGTAGTTAA
- a CDS encoding ABC transporter permease produces MGQIEKLNRPWFSFIRPLALLAPSGVWLLLLLVLPTLIILELSLVPNIRPGDIVNPQGFDNYIRILDPLYLQVIGRSLWLAVGTTIICLVLGFPVAYWIAQIAPKRWRNSLILGFVLPLWTSSLLRSYAWITILRPTGLFNSLLSTFGLPTLELLNRTPAVLIGMSYGLLPYMVLILYASLEKLDKRLLEAAADLGANPVQAFWRVTVPQVAPGITAASLLVFITGLGDFVDPELLGGASSMTAARLVYNQFLGVTQNWGFGSALSMTLILAVSIAIALLIKFGETTPRQ; encoded by the coding sequence ATTGGGCAAATAGAGAAGTTAAATCGCCCTTGGTTTAGCTTTATTCGACCTTTGGCATTACTCGCACCATCTGGTGTTTGGTTGTTACTTTTGTTAGTGCTACCAACATTGATAATTTTGGAGTTGAGTTTAGTACCAAATATTAGACCGGGAGATATAGTTAATCCCCAGGGATTTGATAATTATATTCGCATACTTGATCCCTTATACTTACAAGTGATTGGGCGATCGCTCTGGTTAGCAGTCGGTACAACGATCATCTGCTTAGTCTTGGGTTTCCCTGTCGCTTATTGGATTGCCCAAATTGCCCCGAAGCGTTGGCGTAACTCGCTCATATTAGGCTTTGTCTTGCCTTTGTGGACTTCTTCTTTGCTGCGTTCCTACGCTTGGATTACTATTTTGCGTCCCACTGGTTTATTCAACAGTTTGTTGAGTACTTTCGGCTTACCAACTCTAGAATTACTAAATCGGACACCAGCAGTTTTAATTGGCATGAGTTATGGCTTATTGCCCTACATGGTGTTAATTTTATATGCGTCGCTAGAAAAATTAGATAAACGTCTATTAGAAGCAGCAGCCGATTTAGGTGCTAATCCTGTACAGGCTTTTTGGCGAGTCACAGTTCCCCAAGTTGCACCAGGAATAACTGCGGCTTCACTGCTAGTTTTCATCACAGGTTTAGGGGATTTTGTTGACCCTGAATTACTTGGTGGTGCATCGAGTATGACAGCAGCAAGGTTAGTTTATAACCAATTTCTCGGCGTTACCCAAAATTGGGGCTTTGGTTCAGCTTTGAGTATGACATTAATTTTAGCGGTGAGTATAGCGATCGCTCTATTAATTAAGTTCGGTGAAACTACACCCAGACAATAA